The Lolium perenne isolate Kyuss_39 chromosome 6, Kyuss_2.0, whole genome shotgun sequence genome segment atgcaatgcatgcaaggtttgagctctctccgatgatacgacccactatcctacCGAGCACAAACCTTGAGCTTGCGTGTTCCACTCGAGTCGGCAACtccgtcttcatctctcttcaaccttgtacatgccaccgtcttcatccatcttctatgccgtcttcatccctcttcatcttcaacaccgtcttcgtctctcttcgacaccgtcttcatcattgtactccatcttctccattttgcaaccttgagaccaacacatggctatggacacgacctaagatagattctcaatgcaaccgttagtccatagggattgtcataaattgccaaaaccacacatgggggctccatgtcctttcagttgtgaaccatgtaagcactagtgttaatgagACTAATGTGTGGCGTTCACAACTTTGTTATGTTAATTTTGGTTGTATGTCGCGGCTTGatgatatgagtttaattccgaaattcacctttgtcaaagaTTTTAAGTGTCATGCTTGTGTGCAAACAAAGCAGCCCCACAAGCCTCACGAGCATGCAAAGGAAAAAAGCTTGGaaccactagagctcatacattcagatctatacgagatgaatggtgagttgacaataggtggaaagaaatatttcatgactttgattaatgattccactaggtattgttatgtgtatctcctgaaaactaaagttcggtctgatcgtggtggagagtactttctaacgagttcaatttattctgtgtTGAACATGATATAATCCATGGGAGaacgcctcccaattccccacaatcaaATAGGATTGCGGAAAtgaaaaaccgtactctaacatatttggttaacgccatgttagatgtttcgggtttatccaagaAATGGTGGGGGAtgctatattgacttcgtgtcatgtcctaaactgtgttccaaccaagaataaagagattatcCCATATGAgaaatgggaaaagaaaagaccaacactcACCTACCTACGAACTTGAGGTTGTTTGGTGAAATTGAATTTTCCAATGAGCTAAATACACCCGGGTCCCAAAACTTGTCTTCCAAGTGCTAACTAGTCCCACATCTTTAAAAATGTGAAACCGCCGTCCCAGATTTTGTTATACCTTGACAGTCGGCTGTTAATAGTCCGAAACGTGACATGCGCCTCATTAATTTTGCAACCGAGCCCTTCTTACTACCAAGAATTTCAACCGTGGTCCTCACAAGTCTCAGGCATAGAGGCTCCGTtcgttttttcctttttttatttccCCAATTCACCTCGTCCTCTTCGACAGCAACCGCGCGCGACGCCGCTCCCCACCTCGTGTTCTTTGCTGGTGCCGGATTGACCGTGGAGTCGTctccgcggcgtctccggcgcgaTGCCGCACCACCGTAACTGGGATGATAGTCCGCCAGACTATGGTACGTTTTCCCCCTCTCATGAGCTTCTTCTCTGTTCCATGGAGACTGGTTCATCTAGTTTCTCTATGGCGCCATGATCAGTAGGATTTAGTGGCCTTCCCCCCCCCCACCAAAGAAAAGAGCATGATTAGGTGACGGTAGCAGAGGTACACTGTTTTTGATGTGAAATATTGCAGATTGATTAGGTGGTGGTAGCCATCTGTATGCATGCGCCATATGGAGAAGAAGCTCTGTTCATCATAGCATAATAAAGTCAGGCTTTTTTCGTTCGAATTTCCTGTGATTTGCTCTTTGTTTTGCTCCGCCGCCGTTTCTGTGTATTATAGCATAATAAAGTTAGGCTTTTTTGGGTGATTACTGTGTGTCTTATGTGTATAAATTTCTGAACTTTTGCTATCGATATTAATTATTGAACTTTTGCTGCCAGTATTGCAGTGtttgtacttggtataattgataTTGCACATAATCAAAAGTGTGGATTTCTAACCAGACTGCTAATACAACCAACAGTTTTTGATGCAGGACAAAGTGATTCTGAGCTTTTCTCCATTGCATTGGAACACAATGGGTTTTTCTGCGGTTTGGGAATAAACATGACTTATGTCAGTTCAACTATTGAACACTTCGACTACTGCAGTACTGCGAACTTTTCTCTTGATGTGATAGATGAAATTCTGGGAATATTTGGCTATCACAGAGATGAGAAGCTGCATGTATTTTGGTGCTTGCCAGGGAAGGGAATTAGTGATGGTTTAGTGGCTATTGACACAGATACAGACACAGCTGAAATGATTAGAGCCAGTCGGTTTCACAAGACTCTTGTGCTAATGGTTGATCATTCAAACTTTGTGAGGATTTTGAGAGAACATGTCATCGTAAATGGAGGTCAAAGCTTCCCTGCTGTCATTAGTCCAAGGAAAGTAGCAACACCTGTTTCTTCAGATCATGGGGAAGCATCAAGTTCAACTCTAATTGTTGAAGCACATAAGAATGGCACCAAAGGATGGCAGTCTGCTGATAGTGAGAGCGACCCTGACTGTGATTTCCATGATAGTGACTGCAATGCTGAAGATGGAGATGATGATTTATTTGTTGATAATGTTGACAGAGAAGTAAACGATCACAATGAGAGGGCTGTCATTGAGGAACCGTGAAGATGAGGATGCACTAGAGGATGATGACCTGAATTTGGGAGAAGATGAAatggacaagttgaagtacaagtTCAAAGTATTTGATCCGGAGATTGACATGGATACCCCAGTTTTCAAAGTGGGGATGGGTTTTGCTAATGTGAAGGAGGTAAGGAAAGCATTGGAAGCCTATGCAGTGAGAGGAAGAGTGAAAGTGAGGAAGACGAAAAATGATCTAAGAAGAGTAGAAGCAAAGTGTGATCCAGATTTTGAGTGCCCCTGGTCTTTCAAAGCAACAAAACATAGCAGGCATGAATGAGGATTTGTTATCACTGAATATGAAAGCCATCACACTTGCGAACAAATTTGGGACATGAGATCTCTCACTTCAAAAAATTTGAAAGAGAAATTTATGGATGAGTTTAGGGACAATCATAAAATGGATATGGCCACTTTTGCTGCAAAGGTGCAGAGGGAATACAATTTGTGTCCTGACCGGTGGAAGCTGATGAGGGCAAGAAGAGCAGCTTTGTTAGATATACATGGAGATGAAGAAGGTCAGTTTAAGCAGCTTTGGGATTATCGGCAGGAGCTAAGGAGGGCTAATCCTGGCTCAAAGTTCTTCATCACAACTAACAAAGTGAACATACTTGGAACTGAAGAGATGAAGGAGCACTTGGCCACTTTATATTTGTCATATGATGCGTGTAAAAGGGGTTTTTTGGCAGGATGCAGACCCATAATATGCATTGATGGGTGTCACATCAAAACAAAGTACAAAGGCCAGTTATTGACAGTAGTAGGGATAGATGGTAATGATTGCATTTATCCCATAGCTATGGGCTTGGTTGAAGTTGAATGTACAAGTTCATGGGAATGGTTTCTCACTACACTAAGGGATGACTTAAACATCACCAACACTTCTCCTTGGACCATAATGAGTGACAAGCAAAATGTTAGTTTCCTTTGCTGCTACTCATAGTGGTTTTACTAATGCAAGCTTGCTATTTTTGTTACTGTCCTTGAGTTGTCCTTGGTTTACTAGTCGTCACCGACGGCTAGTCGTGAACCATAGGTCAATGACGACTCGTCATCGACCGGTTCACAACTAGTCCTCGTTGTCGACTAAGCATAGGTCGATGAGGACTCGTCATCTAACTTTTCCTTTTGACTTTACATTCTAGGGTCTTATCAATGTTGTTCAAAAAGTATGGCTGAACATAGGTTCTTTGTTAGGCACATGTTGCAAAACTTCCAGAAAGCAGGACATAGAGGTGAGACACTTAAGAATGATATTTGGGCCATTGCTAGGTCCACAAACATTCCAAAGTGGGAGAAAGCCATGGATACGCTAAAGGCTGATAGTGAGGCAACATATGAATGGGTTGAACAGCTAGTGCCCAATACATGGATAAAAGCATTTTTCAGTGAGTTCCCTAAATGTGACATGCTTCTTAACAATCACTCAGAGGTGTTTAACAGGTATTGCTTAGTTCCTTGTTAAAAATATTGACATGCTTTTCTATTTAACATGTATTTGCTTATGTCTGCTACTCCTTAGTTCCTTGTAAAAATTGACATGCTTTTCttgttgtcgtggtatcgtcacggcatatgccatagggtggctaacgaaggtggttcctaggagatctcacggcggtatccggatgcgggtatggggacgcgtGACACAGaggcgtacccaggttcgaggccctcctgtggaggtaacacctctactcctgctatgagtgtatatgatgatcacacagtacaatggtgctcctagagctgtatccggcttgccctgggaggctaaggtagacgaaggtctctctcacagggcagcgctaagactagaatgaagtaagaatgatcgatcccctgcacgagagggggtagtgcggcttatataggcaccggcactttacatataagaccctatagtctactggacggcttggccggctccggcttccgcaccttcccgaggcagtgacgtcaggagtcgttgaggcctcatggcctgtcccatccggctgccacggtcagcggtatggagaggaggtgtccctgtcgccatcagccactgtagccagtacggatcgacgtagaccatgatggcctgtccggcgcgtgacactattgctctacagtgccccgcgctttacggaggatgaagtcagcgtggactttgggaacccggatcaccaacccggttccttctagtgcaagactcgccagcctcgagtcggtctgaggtacaaaccccagtcggatatggcttgtagaagccggcccagctacagcattggcggccgtagccgggccgactaggacctagagccagccggcttccggaccagccggccgcggcgccagccggctgctcctcagccggcctttgccgcgagccggccagtggccagccggctgctccgcgtccattgccctacccggggtcttccccccgacattagcccccgaagctggcaaggtcctgcgtttagaaggacctaggcaggttttcctggcttttgatctcttgaatatacttgacggcactcggaggggccgactgagaatttccattcagccggctgcgccctcatccggctcgttccggccggctgctcctagccggccgctatttgcacttatgcagctttcgctttctcgcaagttctggcgatgtctccgccttgctgggcaAGTTTTTGGTTGAGTCgaatttaatgtccggctccggcttgcggcgcgccggagtcttcgccgcctcgggtcctgcgtccgacttgaccggtctgacgtcaggccgctgttgccggttcgtctggtcacatcaatgtctcctccggatccggtgcggttgtgggcgacgtggtgtggcagtttctgGTAACCGCAGCGATCGTGGGGAGAGTTAtggcgcagaagatccgggcgacgtggccacgtctgccacttggaggccaaccgtccgccgcgggcggctataaatgccgcgcgggGGGAATCGAGGCGGCACTTCCCgcacttcctcttcttcctcgcgcccgcGCTCCGCTCCGCCCCGCTCGAGCTCTTCGCTGCTTCTGGCGAACACTTccca includes the following:
- the LOC139832181 gene encoding uncharacterized protein, which encodes MPHHRNWDDSPPDYVFDAGQSDSELFSIALEHNGFFCGLGINMTYVSSTIEHFDYCSTANFSLDVIDEILGIFGYHRDEKLHVFWCLPGKGISDGLVAIDTDTDTAEMIRASRFHKTLVLMVDHSNFVRILREHVIVNGGQSFPAVISPRKVATPVSSDHGEASSSTLIVEAHKNGTKGWQSADSESDPDCDFHDSDCNAEDGDDDLFVDNVDREVNDHNERAVIEEP